The genome window TTGCTTCCCTCCGCAACGCAGCGGCGGCCAACGACTACCGCGCCGTCAATGGCCTCCTCGGTGCCGCCGCTTCCCTCTTTGCCAAGTTCCGCATTTCTTTTGACAACAACGCCCTTCGCCTCGACCTCAAGTACTGCCTCGACGGCTTCGCTGCCCCCCTCCTCGAGGTCTTTCTCAAGACCTCCCGGTTCATCGCCGCTAATGTTGCTGGCCCTCCTGAGACCCTCCGCCCGCTCTTCGAATCGCAGCGCCTCTGCTGCGAGATCTTCCACTCCCTCAACTCCATCGAGCTACCGGAGTTCTTCGAGGAACACATGCGCGAGTGGATGACCGAGTTCCTGGCATACCTCGGCACTGCCTACTCGCCTGCTGTGGAATCCGAGGGTACTTTGGACGCTCTCAGGGCCTCTGTGTGTGAGAATCTCCAGCTCTACATGGAGAAAAACGAGGAGGAGTTCAAGGATTACCTCAATGACTTTGCCTCTACCGTGTGGAAACTGCTGATGACTCCAGGTTCTTCGCCATCCCGTGATCAGCTCACTGTCACGGCCATCAAGTTCCTGACGACGGTCAGCACCAGCGTCCACCACTCGCTCTTCAGTAGCCCTGAGGTGCTCCAGAGAATATGCTCGAGCATCGTGTTTCCTAACATCCGGCTTCGTGACGAGGATGAGGAGCTGTTTGAGATAAATTACATCGAGTATATTAGGAGGGATATTGAGGGCAGTGATATCGACACTAGGAGGAGGATTGCATGTGAACTCTTAAAAGGAATCGCGTTGAATTACAAGGAACAGGTTACTGCATTGGTGTCATTGCAGATACAGGAGATGCTGAAGGTCTATGCAGCCAACCCGGGCGAGAACTGGAAGGAGAAGGACAGTGCAATATATCTTGTGGTTGCACTTTCTCCAAAGGCAGGCAGCAGTAGTGGGTACCTTGTGGATGTGGAGAGCTTCTTCACGTCAGTCATTGTTCCTGAGCTGCAGGAGCAGGATGTGAATTCTGCCCCAATGCTGAAAGCAGGTGCACTGAAGTTCTTTACAGTTTTTCGAGACCAAATTCCTAAGCAAGCAGTTATGACTCTGCTACCCCATTTGGCAAGGTTCCTAATGTCTGAATCAAATGTGGTCCATTCATATGCGGCAAACTGTATCGAGAAGCTGTTGCTGGTGAAGGATAGGATAACAGTGGTTGGGTCAAATGTGGTCACTTTGACTCCTCGATATGGTTCCTTGGACATCAATCCTTTCCTGCCGCAGCTGATGACCAATCTCTTCAATGCATTACAGTTCTCTGAGTCACAGGAGAATCCATATATCATGAAGTGCATCATGAGAGTTCTTGGTGTTGGCAACGTCAATAGTGAGGTTGCTGCACATTGCATCAGTCGCCTGGCATTTGTGCTTTCAGAGATATGCAAGAACCCGAGGAACCCAACCTTCAACCACTACCTGTTTGAGTCAATTGCTGCACTGATTGGCAGGTCATGCGAGAACGACCAGGCACTCATCCCAGTGTTTGAGGCAAGCCTGTTCCCAGTCCTTCAGAAAATTTTAGTCAATGATGTGACTGAGTTCTGGCCATATGCCTTCCAAATATTTGCTCAGCTTGTTGAGATGAGTAAGCCACCTCTTTCTAATAGTTATATGCTTCTATTCCATGTTCTTCTCTCACCAGAATCTTGGAAGAGGCAAGGAAATGTCCCTGCATTGGTTCGGTTGTTGCAGGCATACCTGCAGAAGGTTCCCAATGAGCTCAAGAATGAGGGGAGATTGCATCAGGTCATACAGATTTCTATGAGTCTTCTTCCTGCTTCTAAAACGGAAGAACTGGGATTTTATGTGCTGAATACTGTGGTGGAGAATCTCAGCTTTGACATTGTAGGACCTTACTTCAGAGATATATGGAGTACTATTTTCACTCGTCTGCAGAGTAGGCGTGCAGTGAAGTTTGTAAATTCTCTTGTAATATTCATGTCATTGATTTTGATCAAGCACGGTCCAAGTATTCTAGTGGATTCTGTAGATGCCCTCCAGAAGGGTTTATTCATGCAGATCCTTCAGCcattttggattccaaatctgaaGCTGATTTCAGGAGCCATTGAGATGAAGCTGGCCTCGGTGGCTGCCACGAGGCTTATTTGTGAGTCCCTAGTCCTTCTAGATCCCTCATCCAGTGAGTTATGGGGGAAGATGCTTGATAGTATCATCACCTTGCTGGCTCAACCAAATGAATACAAAGGGGAACAAGAAAACAATGAACCAGATATTCATGAAACATTGGGTTATACCGCAGCCTTCGCTCGTCTTCATTATGggggaaagaaggaagaagacccTCTAAAAGAGATAAGGGATCCAAAGGAGTTTTTGGTGACATCATTGTCTAGACTTTCGGCAAGATCTCCTGGTAGGTACAGAATGGTGATTGAGAAGTGTGTGGATCCGGCTAATCAAGCTGCACTACTCCAGCTCTGTACCACTTTCAATTGTGCAATTGTCTAGGTAAGAAAATTCATTAACTTCTTCAAGTTATCCTGAATTTATTTGCAACGTTATGGCCTTTTTCTTTCATCAATGGATCTCGTAGTCATGCAATGGGGAAACTATTGACCGATGCTGCATTGTTAAACTATTAGAAGTTTTCTGCATTATTGTTCCATGTGCTGATATCATGAGTTTAAGTTGCTTATCTACTACTGGTTAATCAACAGCATATTCTTTTTGGTAATCAAATACACAATTTTTTGACAATATTAGCAATCAACAATGATGTTATGCTGCCATATTTATTCTCACTTCAGCTTGTCAGTCTTTCATCTAGCTTGGTCAAACACCCATGTTAAGGTTGACAGGCTTTTGAGGGGCCTTCCACCTGGAAAGGCCTGGTCTTGATCCCTTGTGCCATGTGTCCTGGTGGGTATCACCTTTTTTTGATGATGCAAGTTACCAACTTCTATTTCTCCAAGAGATGGGAATTTGCATGCAGAAGAGGTAGACTAATGTGGTAAGATGGGGTGTGACACTGATCAGAACACTGGAGGGCTTCTCTTGGACACTAGCTTGTGTAACACAACAACAAGCTCGGTTATATGGTTGGATTGTGTGAAATAAACATGACTAGAACTATAAAAGGCAAGCATGTGGAGATTGCAAGAATTACACTACTCTCTCAGTAATGTACATCCAAATTGCCTCATTATAACACAAGTGAATCTTTTTAAAATTCAATTAAGTTGATTTGATGCACATGTTCTTGGTTTTTTATTTGAGATGAAGCATGAGTCAAATTTTGATTgatgaaaacataaaaaaaattgagaGGTTTAAATTAAAGGTTTTTTGCCGGCGCATTTCTTTATAAGCTGCATGTCTGAACACTTTCTTGGGTCTCATAGTTTGCCTGCCTTAAACGGCTTGCAGTAGCAACTTGTGTGGCATAGGTTAAGCCAAAGTGATCATAGCTGGACTGGAGGTTACATTTTCATCATCTCAtgttttcttttagatttttttgatCTAAGTGATAATGTAAGTTTTGGTGGCATAGGAACCTAGTCAAATGACagattgaaacaggatgtttaccACATAATATAGCTAGGCATGGCAGTGTTATAGTAAACTTCGAAATAGTTGTAGAACTGGAAAAACATATGTTTTCATGACATAATGGAACTTAGATTCCTTTGATTCAATCCATTATGGTTAGTAGCTTTTTGTTTAGATGAACTGGGTAGTAACTTTAAATGTATGCATGGCTTTTGGGCCCAAACAGGAGCTTTAAATGTATATGGAACTTTTGTTTTGTCGCAGTATATGTGCTGGATGTGTGGGTTACTGTTAGTTGTATGGGTTTTTGAAGGTGGTATCTTTATAGTGTTTGGTTCAAATCACTTTGTTTCCTTGATAGTATGTGATCCTTTAATCGGGGCAGTAGCCAGTCTGAATAGGAGAAACGAAAGAGAAAAGATATAATTTAATACTAAACTATGATGAATCTTGTTTGATAATGGAATTAACCAATATCAATACAGTCTTTACTCTAGGGGAGAAAcgttttttctttttggaaatctCGGAATTGTACAAAATCTAATCCAACTCTCAACATGATTATTAATGGCATAAGGTCTTCCAACCTTGTTTATATAATACAGGAGGACTCAAATATAGAATAAAACTTTAATTATGACTCTAAACTCAATCTATAATAGAAACTAAATATATAGATAAAAATACATTAAAACATAATACAAAATAGAAATCCAACTTAAATGCACTTATTCAGTGCTC of Musa acuminata AAA Group cultivar baxijiao chromosome BXJ2-3, Cavendish_Baxijiao_AAA, whole genome shotgun sequence contains these proteins:
- the LOC103977037 gene encoding exportin-2, producing the protein MDISPETLASWFLQSLSPEPHPRRAAEASLAAAADRPGFALALLQLVAAPAVDDQIRLAAAVHFKNHLRSHWAPSTAVAAEEAPSSAPSPPPIPAPEKEQIKSLLVSLMLAAPPRVQPQLSEALAVVSAHDFPQSWPSLLPELVASLRNAAAANDYRAVNGLLGAAASLFAKFRISFDNNALRLDLKYCLDGFAAPLLEVFLKTSRFIAANVAGPPETLRPLFESQRLCCEIFHSLNSIELPEFFEEHMREWMTEFLAYLGTAYSPAVESEGTLDALRASVCENLQLYMEKNEEEFKDYLNDFASTVWKLLMTPGSSPSRDQLTVTAIKFLTTVSTSVHHSLFSSPEVLQRICSSIVFPNIRLRDEDEELFEINYIEYIRRDIEGSDIDTRRRIACELLKGIALNYKEQVTALVSLQIQEMLKVYAANPGENWKEKDSAIYLVVALSPKAGSSSGYLVDVESFFTSVIVPELQEQDVNSAPMLKAGALKFFTVFRDQIPKQAVMTLLPHLARFLMSESNVVHSYAANCIEKLLLVKDRITVVGSNVVTLTPRYGSLDINPFLPQLMTNLFNALQFSESQENPYIMKCIMRVLGVGNVNSEVAAHCISRLAFVLSEICKNPRNPTFNHYLFESIAALIGRSCENDQALIPVFEASLFPVLQKILVNDVTEFWPYAFQIFAQLVEMSKPPLSNSYMLLFHVLLSPESWKRQGNVPALVRLLQAYLQKVPNELKNEGRLHQVIQISMSLLPASKTEELGFYVLNTVVENLSFDIVGPYFRDIWSTIFTRLQSRRAVKFVNSLVIFMSLILIKHGPSILVDSVDALQKGLFMQILQPFWIPNLKLISGAIEMKLASVAATRLICESLVLLDPSSSELWGKMLDSIITLLAQPNEYKGEQENNEPDIHETLGYTAAFARLHYGGKKEEDPLKEIRDPKEFLVTSLSRLSARSPGRYRMVIEKCVDPANQAALLQLCTTFNCAIV